ATCCTGAAGGAATGCTGTTGTAAGAAAGAGAAGCGCCTAAATGAATAGGGACAGTTCCCCCTGTCAGATGAAAAGCAAATAAACCAGTAGCGCCAAAAACAGAGGTATTAGCGTTATTAGCGCTAATACTCAAATAATTCACTCCAATCCCACTGGTATAAGTCTCTCCTATAAATTTAAGCATCAGGACGCTAGCCCCGCCAAGATTTACACCGGCAACATTGGTTCCGCCCATTAAATAAGAAGCAAGCCCCATCTTCATGTTACTCCCGCTTGATGTAATAGCCTTTGCAACAGGCAAACTCTTAGTTTTTTGAGTTTTTGTTGGCGCAGTAGCAGCTAAAGAAAAAGAACTTACTAAAAAAAACATTAAAACAAAAACAGTTAAAATTCTCATTATAAAAACCCCCTTTAAATTTAAAATCTTTCTATTTTCCTTTTATCAAGTTTGAAACAAAATCTGCCATTATATCCTTACACCCCAAACCAAAGGCAATCGCAACAGCCAAGCCCAAAGATCCTATTATAACACCAATGCTTGGGATAAGAAGATCTGGCCCTATTCCAAGCTGTTCAATTGCAAGGAGAAAAGCCATAACAACAGCAGCATATTGAGTAAGACGGGAAATTGTCTTTGCTCCAGGCAATCTAAAATTTGCCCCTATTAAATAGACCAAACCGCCCAAAAACAAGCCAATAAAAGTACCAATAGCAAGAACAACAGTCGCAAGTAAAACAACCGTCAAATAGGAAAATAGTTTTGCTAAAACGATTTTAATCGGAAGTCCAACCAAAAATGCCACACTAATTATAAAAAAGAACATTAGTATCCAATACAATGTAGCTCCTAAAAGCTTTGAAGGAGAGCTAAGAATATTCCCTTTGCGTAAAAACTGATCGAACTTCAAAAAATTTAAAATATTATCAAAAGAAATCAATTCCAAAAGAAAAACAAGAAATTTTTCCAGAAGGCGCGCCAAGAAAAACCCTATCAATAAAACTAATATGCCGTAAAAAACAACCGATAATTGCTCAAACGTCTGTTGCAAAAAATCTTTAAGCAACACAATAGTAAATTGCACAAAAACCTCCGTTCAAAGTTTAATAACACCTAAGACTAAAGAGACTACTAGAAAAATAATAACTGCTGATGTTGTAATCTTATCCAATCCTTGCTCTAGCCCTTTTGGCGTTCCAAACAATTTAGCAGCCCCTCCGATACCTCCCAACCCCTCCCCTTTCGCTGAATGCATCAAAACAGTGACAACAACCACTATCGCCGATATAATTTGAATTCCTATTAATAAAACCTTCATTCACATGTCTCCTAACTTTAAATTTACAATATCTTAACACAAGCCACAACCTTGTCAATACTGGTTTTTTGCCTTACTACAATCAAAGACCTTTGTTTGTCTTGAAAATAGGCAAATATAACCATCAAAGAATGGAGCTGATCGGGATCGAACCGACGGCCTCGTCGTTGCGAACGACGCGCTCTCCCAACTGAGCTACAGCCCCAGCTATAGTCTATTGTAAGGGGCGGTTCGCGAACCGCCCCTTACACGCGAACCACCCCTTACACGCGAACCGCAATTACAATCAAAGACCTTTACTTATCCTGCAAACAAGCAATCCCCGGCAAAACCTTACCCTCCACAAACTCAAGGGATGCTCCCCCACCTGTTGATATGTGGGAGATTTTACCGGCAAGTCCTGCTTTTTCTATTGCTGCAACAGAATCGCCTCCACCAATAACAGAAATAGCCCCTTTTTCTGTTGCTTCGGCAATCATTTCGGCTATCGCAAATGTCCCATGTTCAAACTTGTCAAATTCAAAAACTCCCATAGGCCCATTCCAGAAAATCGTTTTAGCTTTCTTTATAGCATGTGAAAACTTTGTAATAGTATCAGGGCCTATATCCATACCCTGCCAGCCATCAGGAATTCCGCCTCTTGTTACTAACTGCGTATTAGCATTAGGATCAAACTTATCGGCAACAATATGATCAATAGGAAGCATTACAGTCTTATTCAAATCTATAGCTGTCTTTAAAACTTCTTTTGCGACAGGAATCTTATCCT
The candidate division WOR-1 bacterium RIFOXYB2_FULL_36_35 genome window above contains:
- a CDS encoding preprotein translocase subunit SecG encodes the protein MKVLLIGIQIISAIVVVVTVLMHSAKGEGLGGIGGAAKLFGTPKGLEQGLDKITTSAVIIFLVVSLVLGVIKL